A region of Candidatus Margulisiibacteriota bacterium DNA encodes the following proteins:
- a CDS encoding transcriptional regulator produces MEKRKTTGLVLGKFMPPHKGHFHLINFARNYVDNLYIIVEKTKNEPIPSELRITWLRSAFPECKILHLTDLNPQEPVENPDFWKIWQNSLNKILPQKVDYIFASENYGHKLAELLDTEFIPVDMNRESVPISATQIRNNPDKYWEYIPDAVKPYYVKKACIVGPESTGKSTLADNLANHYKTKYVPEYAKTLIHSQKGKLSYRDMSKIAKGQLALERSVIPSSNRVLICDTDILTTTVWSNFLYGKCDNWLEKAAINNHYDLYLLMDIDVPWIDDVHRYSPDNRDHFYTMIKNKLIEKKAGFVEINGTWNERLQKSIAAIDLLLQI; encoded by the coding sequence ATGGAAAAAAGAAAAACAACAGGGTTAGTTCTTGGCAAGTTCATGCCGCCACATAAAGGACATTTTCATCTTATCAACTTTGCCAGGAATTACGTTGATAACCTCTATATAATTGTTGAAAAAACAAAAAACGAGCCCATCCCCAGTGAGCTTAGAATTACCTGGCTCAGATCAGCGTTCCCGGAATGTAAGATACTGCATTTAACAGACCTTAACCCGCAGGAACCCGTTGAAAATCCTGATTTCTGGAAAATATGGCAAAATAGCCTAAACAAAATCCTCCCGCAAAAAGTTGATTATATTTTTGCTTCTGAGAACTATGGACACAAACTAGCTGAGTTGTTAGATACTGAATTCATACCAGTAGACATGAATAGAGAATCTGTCCCCATATCAGCAACCCAGATCAGAAATAACCCTGACAAATACTGGGAATATATTCCTGATGCGGTAAAGCCTTATTATGTAAAAAAGGCATGTATTGTCGGACCTGAATCTACAGGCAAATCAACGTTAGCAGATAACCTGGCAAATCATTATAAAACCAAATATGTTCCCGAATATGCCAAGACTCTTATCCACTCTCAAAAAGGAAAACTCAGCTATAGAGACATGAGCAAGATAGCCAAAGGACAATTAGCCCTGGAACGTTCCGTAATTCCCTCCTCTAACCGGGTATTGATATGTGATACAGACATCTTAACGACAACAGTCTGGAGCAATTTTTTATATGGCAAATGTGATAACTGGCTCGAAAAAGCTGCAATAAACAATCACTATGATCTTTATTTACTCATGGATATAGATGTACCCTGGATAGACGATGTGCATAGGTATTCACCCGATAACAGAGACCATTTCTATACAATGATAAAGAATAAACTTATTGAAAAAAAAGCCGGCTTTGTAGAAATAAACGGCACGTGGAACGAACGCCTGCAAAAGTCTATTGCAGCGATCGATTTATTGCTGCAAATATAA
- a CDS encoding cyanophycin synthetase, which yields MNEIPGTIHFNFRLMIEELLKRGIKLEYIEGSDIVEAEYDGHVEIIANADTSLVPLNYADLLSDKYLLKRYLQKKDVPVCEGRMFDHNELDLALFYAKSKLEFPVVIKPVAGSCGIGVFANIKTDEDFMLFFKEAASTGQGKLLVEKYFAQADDYRFFTTVTGYQAIVKRTPPCVVGDGVSSIHELVQAENNRRRYPRRTCEGEIWLQDIEGARMLSQSGYHYIDVLTEGKILQLRNNSNVYFGGQCEDVTDSVHPSYLKLTSEILHLFPQLKYAGIDLLARDITKPAQRDNYVVSEIEYRVGFSLHTHPGKGIPRNILTPIVDMLFPETKN from the coding sequence ATGAATGAAATCCCAGGTACTATACATTTTAATTTTCGACTGATGATAGAAGAACTGCTTAAACGGGGTATAAAGCTTGAGTATATTGAAGGTTCGGATATTGTAGAAGCTGAATATGATGGGCATGTAGAAATAATTGCTAATGCCGATACCAGTTTGGTGCCGCTTAATTATGCAGACCTGCTCTCGGATAAGTACCTTTTGAAGCGGTACCTCCAAAAAAAGGATGTCCCAGTCTGTGAAGGCCGGATGTTTGATCACAATGAGCTTGATCTGGCACTTTTTTATGCAAAATCAAAACTGGAATTCCCGGTTGTTATCAAGCCTGTTGCGGGGTCTTGCGGTATTGGGGTTTTTGCCAATATCAAGACGGATGAGGATTTTATGCTGTTTTTTAAGGAAGCAGCAAGCACCGGACAGGGCAAGTTGTTGGTAGAAAAATATTTTGCCCAGGCTGATGATTACCGTTTTTTTACCACCGTTACAGGCTATCAGGCAATAGTTAAACGTACCCCGCCATGTGTAGTGGGCGACGGAGTATCCTCTATTCACGAGTTGGTGCAGGCAGAAAATAATCGCCGCAGGTATCCACGTAGGACATGCGAAGGCGAGATCTGGTTACAAGACATCGAAGGTGCCAGAATGTTGTCTCAGTCCGGATATCACTATATCGATGTGCTGACTGAGGGCAAAATTTTGCAGTTACGCAATAATTCTAATGTATACTTTGGGGGACAGTGTGAAGATGTAACTGACAGCGTTCATCCTTCATACTTGAAATTAACAAGTGAAATACTGCATCTTTTCCCTCAACTTAAATACGCTGGAATCGATTTGCTTGCCCGCGATATTACCAAGCCTGCGCAGAGAGATAATTACGTGGTTTCAGAAATAGAGTATAGAGTTGGTTTTTCACTTCATACCCATCCCGGCAAAGGTATCCCCAGGAATATCCTGACCCCTATAGTTGATATGCTTTTCCCTGAGACAAAAAATTAA